GATAAAACGCGCGCAAATTGCCTGGTGTACGGTGTATATATTCTTCCACGGAAACTAATTCTCCGTTAAATCTTAAAATATTTCCTGATTTTACCTCTGATGCCTTAGCCATTCTTTGAATTGAACTTTAAACGGTTATCTCATTATTGAGTCGTCAAAAATACAAAAACTAATTGTGTTATAAAAATTTCCTTCACTACTTTTTATGGAAAATACTGTTTTCAATAGGAAGAAAAATCAGCGTTAGCATTCGGAAGGTAAATACACTAAAAATGTAATTTATTAGGGTTTAAGGACACAGCGATCGAGGTGAAAGAAAGATGAAGGAAACAGTAATAGTTAGGTTTTAAAGTCCAGAATTGAAATATGTTCATCACAAAACGCATATTCTTTTTTCTGGTTTGAACAGACGACAATTATTCTTGATTTTAGTTTTGTTCGTTCGATTAAAGTTAGGTACCACTCTTCGCCGGAACTATCCAAATTACTTGTAGGTTCGTCCAACATGACCAACGAAGATGCGGAACAACATGCTAGTACCAACTTTACCCGCTGTCGCATACCGGATGAAAAAAAACGTATCTCTCTGTCAAGCGCATGTTCCAGTCCCAATAAGCTGATAACAGTTTCTTTATCAAAAGAAGGAAGATAGCTTTTAAATTTAAAATGGAAATCAATCAGCTCC
The genomic region above belongs to Sphingobacterium zeae and contains:
- a CDS encoding ABC transporter ATP-binding protein — protein: MNLKITLKDIGRRYNNEWIFRHINYTFESGKSYAILGHNGSGKSTFLKVLSSSLTPSEGELVYNYGDEVLGVDQVYQQLSLAAPYVELIEEFTLMELIDFHFKFKSYLPSFDKETVISLLGLEHALDREIRFFSSGMRQRVKLVLACCSASSLVMLDEPTSNLDSSGEEWYLTLIERTKLKSRIIVVCSNQKKEYAFCDEHISILDFKT